The following DNA comes from Methylomagnum ishizawai.
TCGAGTTCCAGGTTCTTGCCCCGGCTCTTGGGCTTGGCGATGGGGACGAAGTAGACGCTTTTGCGCCGTCCCGAGACGAGGGTGTCGGTGATCCCTTCTTCGGTGAACAGGAAATGTCGCCGTGGCTCCTCGAAGGGTGAGTTGATAACCGGGTTTTCGATGGTTGTCGCCACGCCGTTGCCTTTCCGTTAAAAAACCGAGCGTGGGAAATGTATCAAAAGGTGGCATGTTCCGCCATAACTCCCCATGGGGCTGTCTTGGTTCGGCTCTGTCCCGACGCTGTAGCCTGCTGCCTACCATGCAAAATGACCAAGTCCGCAGTGCATTTCAAAACACTTCAAAAGCTCATCTACTCAAACACTCAGTATGATAAAGTGAGTAAGTAATTAAGAACGTTCCTACTCAAGAACTCAAACCATCAAGAGGCCACCATGCACGTTATCGCGGTCCTGAACCAAAAGGGCGGTTCGGGCAAGACGACCATTGCCACCCACCTAGCCCGCGCCCTCCAACTCGACGGGGGCGATGTGTTGCTGGTGGACAGCGACCCGCAAGGGTCCGCCCGCGACTGGGCGGCGGCGCACGAGGAACAGCCCGTCCCCGTGGTCGGCATCGACCGCCCCATCATCGACAGGAGTTTGAAGAGCATCGGGCGGAAAGACTTCATCGTGATCGACGGCGCACCGCAGATCGAAGAACTTGCGGTGTCGGCCATCAAAGCCGCCAACTTCGTGTTGATTCCGGTCCAGCCTTCGCCCTATGACGTGTGGGCGACTTCCGACTTGGTGGACTTGGTGAAGGCCCGCATCGAAATTCTGGACGGCGGGCTCAAAGCCGCGTTCGTCATTTCCAGGGCGATCAAGGGCACCCGGATAGGCGGCGAGATCACCGCCGTCCTCGCGGACTATGGTTTGCCGGTGCTGGCGTCGCGGGTGACGCAACGGGTGATCTATCCGACTTCGGCGGCGACCGGGCGGACCGCGTTCGAGCAGGAGCCGGGCGGCGAAGCGGCCCAGGAAATCCGGGGGCTCGTGGCCGAACTTAAGGGATTACTCAAATAAGTTTATAAGTTGTTGAGGATTTAAGTTTATGAGTAAAGAAGTGGGTGGCGTGGGACTCCGGGCGGGCAAGCCGAGCGCCGGGGCGAAACGGAAGGAGTTGGCGCTTGAGGCGCTGACCGAGAAGAACAAGACCGTGCGGGTGAATTTCGACCTGAGCGAGGAGGAACACACCAAGCTCAAGATTCATGCGGCCAGGGCCAGGAAGACCATTGCCGATGTGTTGCGGGAGTTTGTGGCGGGGATTGAGTGAAAGGTGCGGGGAAGCGCTGATTGCAAGTCCGCCCGCTTACCGGCAATTCGGTGTGCTGGCGGCGGAACTTGGGGTTGATAAGCGCGAGCTATTGCGGGAAGCCCTGAACGACCTGTTCAGGAAGCATGGGAAAGCGCCGATTGCGTAGCTTGTAGGTAGAAGGAAAGTGCAGGAAGGAGAGAAAGCATAAAAAACCGCCACAGAGGGCGGTTTTTTTTGAAGGCACTCGAATGTTATAATCAAGAGTGATCGCCTGCAGGCGGGACGTCTCGTACCTTACACAAGACTCTCGGAGTGCGATCTATGAACAACATTATCCATGAGTTGGTTCTGACAACGGCATACTTGGTGATTTTCCTTGTTCACCTAATAGCCTTAATTCGCGGTTAAGGCTAAGCCGTGTAAACCAAGCGCTAAGAGTAATCTTAGCGCTTTTTTTTGTTTGTTTGACTATGGTATACATGTATATGAACGTACAATATACATTAACGTTAGTATATACTATATACTTAATTAAGGCATACTATACAATACCTAGCCTACACTTAACACGATACGCCGCCTAATCAACCATGTCAAGTCATTTGTCAAGTCACAAGTCTCACCATCAGCTATTCAATGATAGGCTTCGTTGTCTCGGCTTATCTCCTGGCTGTATGATTAAGGAGTAGCCCGATTGTTGATGCTGTATGTGAATGATATGGCAAGAGACTGGACTACATATCACGAACGATGCACCCCGGACCTCAGAGCCACCGGAAGCGGTTTTCCTTCCACTCGTTCGCATCAATCACCCCCCGCTGGTACAAATCCGCGTAATCGAAGAAGAACGGCGCGAACCCCTCCCCGCCCCAATGCCGCGTCAGCAGCGCCAGCGCCAAGCACGCGGCCACGATGACGCCGGTGAAGACATACTCGCCCATGTTGCCGGTCTTGAACGGTGCCCCGAAGAACGTCGAGCGCTGGGCGGACCAGGGCACCAAGGGGACGCCCATCACCGTCAGCGAATCGCACAGCACATGGGAAAGCCCGCCCAGGGCGAACGCGGCCACCAGCCCATGGAAATCCCAGACCAGGACAGAAAACGCCAGCGCCAGCGCCCAATAGGCGACGATGTGCGTCACCGTGCGGTGGGCCGGTTTGCGCCCGCCCACCAGGGCCGGGACCGACTCCATCCAATCCGGGGCGATGGACCCGGCCACGGCCACCGGGATCAACTCGGGACGCCACACCGCCGCGGCGCTGGCCGCTATGGCGATGTGGTTGACCCACTTCATGCGGCGACCGCTTCCGGTTCCGGGCGCATCCTGGCAAAGCGCTCGTTCTCGTCCTGGAGCTTCGCCGCCGCCCATTCCGCAAGGGCATCAAGCAGCTTTTGCCCGTCTTCGAGGGCATCGACCGGCGCTCTTTCCATGGCACTTTTCAAGGCATTGCGGACCCAGAACGGCGCATCGCTGTTCAGCAGGGCTTGGGTTTTCGGTGTGCTGATATCGGTCATTGGGTGATCTCCACTAGATAATGATTAACCTCGTCCGAAACATCGTTCCGGCATTGCCCGACCAGGGCCAGCCGTGCGGCCACAATCGCGGCGTTGGCGGCGTCCAGTTCCCCCACGGCCCCGGCCACGTCCTTCAAATAGCCGATTTGCTTTTCCGACGAACCCACGCCGATGGTGTTCCGGTATTGCTCGCGGGCCTCCACCGATTCGCCGATGCCCACCATCCGCAAGGCCCGGTCGCGGTCGGACAGGGATTTCAATAGCTCGGCTATTTGCTTGGCGACCTCGCCCCGGCGTTTCCGCTCCTGTTCTTCCAGCCGGTAGATTTCATCCGCCGAATAGAGCGGCATTTCCGCGACGACCCCGGCGTAATACCGCGCCAGCCCGGCGGTATCGAAGGTCGAGACGGTATTGTTCTCGGTGTATCTCGCGCCGCCGACCAATTTGATATCGATATGCCATTGGGGTTGATAGGGGAAGCAGCGGATAATCAGGTTGAAAATGGAATCGGCGTCGATTTGCTTGGAGAGTTTGATAGGGGGGATATGGTGGAAATCGGTGTCCGCGCCGCCCTGGTCCTGGGCGGCGCGTTGCCCGCCGAACCTGGGGATAAGGTAGGGCTGGATTTCCGGCGCGTCCTTGGCCTTTTCGCGCTGTGGGTTGGCGCTGGCGGGCGGCGGGGTTTCGAGTTTCGCCGGGGTTTGCTGCGGTTCCGGCGTTTCATCCCAAGGGACGGGGATATGGATATCGAGCGCCTGGGCCGGGCCGGAAAGAGCGGCCAGCAAGGCGAGGGAAAGGGCTAGTTTGCGCGGGGAGCGTGTTGGGCTTGGGTGCCGCCTTCCTTGGCGGCGGGGGGGACTGAGCGGTAAGCCTAGCACGGCCCGGCCTCGACCTGGGCGCGGCCCACGAAGTTGACGCTGATCTTGCGGCCTTGGTGCCTGCCGGGGTCGCAGAGGGTGATGGCGAGGGGCAGGGTGTGCAGGTTCCCCGCCGAGCCGAAAATGGCGCATTCGGCGGAACCCTCGACCGAGAGCGCGGAACCGTCGCCGAACCGTAGCGCGTTGCCCTCGAAGTCGGCCACCGTGTACGCGGCCCAGCCGCCCGGCCCCTCGCAAATCGCGATCGTGGTGCCCTGTTGCATAGCCTCCGACCGGGCGTAAGCGATGGCTTCGAGCAGTTCGTCCGTGCCATGGGCGAGCCGGATGGCGGCGGCGATGTCCCCGATCCAGGGCGCGGCGAGGAAGAGCGCGATACCGGCGACCGCCATCGTCGCCACCAGTTTAGATAGGGTGATGCCGCGCATCATGGGGTGTACCGCAGGGCGATGAATGGGGTGTTGAATAATAGCCCCGCGTTGCCGCTGATGACATCAACGGCATTCATGGCCGACAGCGGTAATAGCTGCGACCCATGCGGCATCAGGTAGGCCAGCGCCGGGTACGGGATGAGGGATTGATATGCAGATATATAAGGGGGCGGTGTCGGGATATAACCAAGCGGGCTATTGGTTATATTTGGAAATTGCCATTGTATGTTACAAGAATGGTTGTCGATTGAAAGTACAATAAAATACCATGATGCGCTTGACACTGATATGGGGTTGTCGAACTGTACGGCCACGGTGCTGTATGTGTCGGTAATAATATCGGATTCCGAGCCTTGGGCGGCATATTGGCTTGATATGGTGCCGTTGCTGTTGATGGATAATAAGCCGGTATTTATTTTTGCCCCGCCTGGGCAGTATCCAACATAGAGAACAACCGCATCGACCGTACCGCTATAGGGTGGATTATAAGGCTGCGCTATCACCAGATCGTTATCGCCACCACCGCCAGCAAACCATTCGCTAACGATGACATTGGACGAACCAATGACAAAATGTTTGGAAATGGCGATCCTATCGATACCGGAAATCCATGGGATGGGCGTTCCGCCACCACCACCGGAGCCGGGTTGACCGGGTGCCCCCGCCGGGATAGTCAGGTTCAAGGTTTGCGCCGGGGCGGTGCCGGTGATGGACGCCGCAGCTTGTGAGCCAGCCGCGCCCGTGGTCACGGTGCCGATGCTGAGGGCGTTGGCCGGGCCTGCCGGACCCGCCGGGCCGCGTTGCAAGGTGAGGTTGAGGATTTGATTGGGCGCGGTGCCGGTGAGGGTGGCGGCGCTCGCCGCGCCGGTCGCTACGGTGCCGATGGTCAAGGCGTTGGCCGGACCCGCCGGGCCTTGCGGTCCTGGCGCGCCATCCGCGCCCTTGGGGCCGGTCGCGCCCCTCGGGCCGGTGAGGTGCGGCCCGGAGGCTACGCCGTTGATGGCGATTTGGTCCCCGACCCACGATAGCACCGGGGCACCGTTGGCCCCGGTCGTGGCGACCGTGAACGCCCCGGCCTGGATCGTCGGGGCGGCCCCCGCGCCGAAGTGTTTGCACTCGGACCAGCCGCCTTGAACCGCGAACACGCGGGCGCAGCCCGAAGCGCCCGCCGTTATCGTGCCGGTGATGCTGGTGTCGGCCCAGGTGCGCGGGAGCGCCGCCCCCTTGCCCACGTCGTAATACCCCCGGTCGGCACCGAACCCGGTCCCGGCCAGGGTGATGCTTGTCCCGGAAACGGTGATTTTGGAAATCACGGGCCGGGCGGATAAGGGGAGATAACCCACGCCGCCGCTCGACCCCACCGAGAAGGCCAGCGCGGATTCGGCGGGTTTCCCGCCATTCCACACCGGCCCGCCATCGTTGGCGAACGCCCGCAGGTGATAGGTGCCCTTGGGCACCGGGAGCGCGGCGATCCCCGACGCATCGGCGTCCCCGGTCGCCACGTCGCCGCTGGCGTCCGACAGCGCCACATGGGCATTGGGCTCCGTCTGGATATACGCCAGCCCCAACGTGGTTTCCAGCACGTTGATCTTGTGGCTGGAACCCGCGACCGCGCACACGACGTTGAGCGCCGCCGAGGTCGAAGCGGCCTTGAAATTCCATTTCCCATAGCTGCGATATACCCCGTTCAGGGAAGCCGAGGCGGTCCCGTCGGTGATGAATTCCACGGTGTAGCTTTTCCCCTTGGTGAAATTGACCGTGTAAGCCTGGGTGCCGATGTCCGGGCAGGTGCCGGTCAACGATTGGTCGGCGGCGGCGAGGGCGGGCAGCAAGGATAGGGCGGGGAGGAATCTTGTGGACATGGCGGCTCCCGGTCAGGGGGGAACCGCCCCGGCGCGGGCCTGGGGCGGTGGGTGGGTGGATTCAATACTTGACGCAGGTGGGCGACCAGCCGCCGATGCTCGAAAACACCCGGACGCAGCGGTCGGTACTCAAGGTGCCGGGCGTGCCATAGATGGCGAAGTCGGTCCAGTTCAGGGCCGTGGTATTCGAGGGGGTGGAGCGGCTGAGCTTCCCGTTGGAGAAGTTCTCGATATACCCCGGATCGTCGCCGAACCCGGTGCCCTGGATCAGCACCTTGCGGGTGGCCGGGTCGATGGCGGCGCTGTCGATGACCGGCGGATCGCCCAGCACGACCGAGACCACCTTGTCGGAGGTGGAGATACTGACGGACGAGGCGTTCTCGCGGGGTTTCAGCGCCCCGTTGGAACCGGCCCAGGCTTCCGCGCCGTTATAGGTGGCCCTGACCAGATAGGAGCCGGGTTGCAGCGGGAATTTGGCGAGGCCGCTGAGGTTGCTGGCGTCCATTTCCGAGACCAGCGAACCCTGCCCGGCGTCGTATAGCTGGATGTGGGCACCGGGATTGGTGTTCACGTACAGGTTTTTCCCAGCGCCCGACCACCAGGCCCGGACCAGGCCGGGCGAATAGGCGGTGGCGCTGGTTTTGCACTTGATTTCGAGGAAGTGGGGCGTGACGCTGGCAATCGCCACCGGCTTCTTCACCGGGGAAACCAGGGTCGCGGCCACGGTGCCGGTGCTGGTCCCCCGGTGGACGATGACCGTGATATCGCCGGGGCTGGCGTCGGCTTCGATATCGAGGAACAACATCCCGGTTTTGATGGTGGGCAGCGAGTACGTGCCACAAATCGTGTCGTCGGCACCGGGGTCGGAACTGCCCTGTAGGGTGTCGTTCCACGAATAGGGAATATCTACAGCGTTTGCCGTGGATATTCCCGAGAGCGCGGCGATTAAGGCCGCAGTTTTAAGTAAGCGATTCATTGATTAACCTGCCTATGCGAAGGGTTTTAGGTGATACATTTGGGCCATGATTTATGTTTTCTAGTGATTTCCTCCTGATAATTTCGATTAAGATTGTTTTGCCGCTTTCCTAGAATCCACCAGCACTTTAGCGCCCGCTATCGCGAAAGCCGCTCCCGGTAGGCCGATCACCATGAAGAACGCGGCCAGCGACCAAATCAAATACTTGGTGTTATCCATGGCTACATCGGATTCGAGCCTGAATATCTGCGGGTCCAAGCCCATCACATCCTTCCGCAAGCCGGGGAATAACCGGCCTTCGTCCGTGGCGGCGATTACCCAGACTCCCGCCGCCCTGACGCAATCCTGGGCAACCTTGCCTTTCTTGCTGTTGGTCGTCATCGCGTGGGCGTCGTCGATGAATAGCACCGCGCCGGTTTCTTGCAGATAAAGGGGCAGTGCCCGGTATTTCTCGAAGGGTTTCAATTTGCTCCAATGGCGGGTTTCCGCCTGTCCATGCGCCCGGCCCGCCCACCAGAGTTCCAGGTGTTTCCCATCCACCCATTCCGCGAGCGAATTGGACGCCACCAGATAGAGCGGCGTGGCTTTTGCGCGGGTCGCCCAAACCCGGTGGGCGTCGGCGTATAACCGCTTGAGCCAGCGGCTTTTCCCCGCCGCGTGGGTGCCGGTAATCAGCACCGGACGCCGCACGCTGATGGATTGCTCGTTGAGTACATCGCCCATTTTCCGGGTTTTTCGGATAACCATGGCTTGCGCCCATTCGGCCCCGTCTTTCCTGGTCCTGGTGCGCTTTTTGATCGTTAGATATTGCAAGGGAAAATGTGAAAATAAGGGTTAAAAATCGTGATAATTTGGTATAGAATCCCGAGCAAGCTATGGGGGATACTAACCATAGATTGCCATACACGACAATACCGAATTTAAAACGACCGATTGATGTACAGTAAAATCCAGATTGAAAGGTAAGACAAAAATGCAGAACCATGAACCGACCTTTTACGCATACTTGCGGGTATCGACCGACCGGCAAGACGTTGATAACCAGAGGCACGGGGTCATCGAGTACGCCAAACAAACCGGCTTTGGCGCATTAACTTTTTTTGAGGATACCGCCAGCGGAAGAAAAGAATGGCGTGATAGGGATTTAGGGAAGCTTTTGGGTAAGGCGAGGAATGGGGATATTTTGATAGTATCGGAAATATCCCGGTTAGCCCGTTCCACGATCCAGGTATTGGAGGCATTGAGGGAAGCAGCGGAAAAGGGCGTGACCGTGCATGTCGCGAAAAACCGGATGGTGATGGATGGGAGCTTGAATGCCCGCATCACGGCAACGGTGTTGGGTATGGCGGCGGAAATCGAGCGGGAATTCATTTCGGCCCGGACTACCGAAGCCCTGGCCCGGAGGAAAGCGGCGGGTTTGCCGGTGGGTCGGCAAAAGGGCAGCACCAACGAATCCAAGAAACTCGACAAGCACGCGGACAAAATCCGGGAATACCTGGAGCTTGGCGTCCCGAAGCAAAAGATCATGGAAAAGGTCGATTGCTGCGAACGGACCTTCTATCAATGGTTGTACGCTAATGGTTTGGGAAGCTACATCAATTCGAGGCCGAAGAATGAAAAGCCCGCGCCTGCGCCCGCTCCTGCTGCTGTGCCTTTGGTGCCCACCCGAGCTAGGCGCGGCGGAAAGCCCAAGGCCACCGGCACCGGCCCAAGAAGCGCCCGAGCCTGAAAACCACTGCCACCGGCCCGAGCCCTGGGCCAAGTTGGATGCCTTGTTGAAGCAGCATCCCGCCGATCCGTTGTTGATCCGGTCCTACGCGCTGCGGATTGGGATTTGCCGCTTGATCGACGAGGGGAAAATCAGCCTGGAAAGGGGCATCGAGGTGTTCGAGGTGGAGAAACGGCGGGCGATCATGGAGCGGAGCTATCAGGATTCCCGGAAACGGGAATCCCGCCCGGTGCCATTGGATGAACTCGAACCACAGGGGTAGGCGTATGAACGCGGTTGTAGCCTTGACCGATGGCGCGGCGGTAGAACCCGCGCCGGGCCCGCCCATGCGGCGCTGGTACACGCCCGAGATCGCGCGGGCGTTGGAAAACCGGAATTCGTCCGAGCGGTTGAAACGGTGGCTGTTGGAAGCCCTCGACCAGGAACCGGAGGAAGCCATAGCCGAGGCCCAGGCACTCATTGAACTCTTGGAGCGGTATTTCGAGCGGATCAACGCCGCGTCCGAAGCTTTGGGCCTGGATGTGGAGGAATTGCTGCGGGGTGGGGTGTGACCGTCAGAACCTACCACCAGCGCCTAGCCGAAGCCCTGGCGGGCACCGAGGCGATGCCCTACCCGGCCCAGGAGATCGAGCGGGCTTTGCTGAACCACTGGCCGACCGAGGACGGGCTGAGGCGGCGTGTGTGCAGGATGGGACGCAGGGCAAGGCGGTTGATCGAGCAGTTGGAGCCGCAGACCGTCTTGCCGTTCGATTGATGGGCGGTTGTTGAGGTCGTTTGGCGGGTGTAGGATTGTGCTGCATCCCGGATATTTGCTATAACGCCCCGTTATCCGTAATGACAGACATATAACATAAAATTTCCGGGAATAGGCGTCATTTTTACATCTATTCCGTATTAAGAATTTTAAGCAATAAATAAGTAGTATAGGTAAAATCATCGTGGAAAAGAATTTCGACGCTTTGCTTAAAAAATGGTTGCATCATGATAGGCTGCTAAATGACCGTGAACGGTACTATCTTGTGCTTCAAGCTGGAGTATTCGCGATACTTTCATACTTGTTTGCAGGAAATAAAGATGATGCTGTTATTGTAATAATAATCGCGCCAGTGTTGTTAATGGCGATATGGGTAATTTTTGTTTACTACAAAACATCACAACAAATAGATTATTTGTATAGAAATGCATTTGATAAGGAAATTTTTAATCATATTATAAATCTTATTTCTGACGGCAACGACAAGGACAAGGACAAGGACAAGGGCATCGAGAAAAATGAGCCACTATATTACAAGTGGGCAACTAGATTTGAACCTATTGCTGAAAAATATAATGGTTATACTATTGATTTAAGTATTTTTAAAAAACTTGAGGAAAAAATTGAAAATAATTTTTTTGGAGCTAAAATAAACTTTAAGTATGATGAAAATAATAACCTAGATATAATGGAATACAGAATTAAATTAATGAGAGGCATTGCTGTAATTGAAACACTAGTCATAGTAATCGCCACTCTTATTAAGATTTTTATTTAGTTTTAAACACGACTCTTATTATGTGGCGCTGATGTAGGATGGGCATGTATCTATGCCCACCGATTTGGGATAGGCACAGCGGCGCTCGGCGGGGAATGGAAAGGTCCGCATTTTGTTTGTTATGAGCGGGTGCTACCGCACCCGTTGCGGGGAGGCTCCCCCGCTCCCCCCGTCCGGCTCGGCTCTCCTGCCTCGCCGGACCAACCCCCGCCCCCCACCTTCACCGTAGCTCGCGCCCCGTGGCCCCACCCATCCGCCCCCCGCGCCCGGCCATCCATGGCCGTTCTGGGGGCTCCCCCCTTTCGGGCGTGTTTGTTCTTTTGGGTGGCCTCCGGCCCAAGCTTTCGGGACTCTCGGCAGAGCGGCTCGCAGCGGATTCCATCGTCGTGCGGATATCGGCGACGATAGGCCATCCCGGCCTTTACCCGCCGCTTATCCTTCAGGCACCTACAACCCCGAGCTTCAAATCCACCCCCACGCCATCGGCGGCGTTCCCCCACAATTCGGTGATCCCGCCGCCCTGGTGCTGATAGCGCAGATAGAACCGCCCTTCCTCCCGGTCCCCCAGCCCCCGGTTCGAGTCCACCCGGACCAGCCGGGCACCGGGGCACGCGGCGCGGAATCCCGCGTCGGCCTTGAGCGCCGCGTCGATCCTGTCCAGCAATGCCCGCTCGTCTGGCCGCAAGGCTTCCCCGAGTTCGGTTCCGTCCGCCGCGATGACGCAGACTTCGGCCTCCTGGCCGTTGATGTGATCCGTGTGCATGCTCGTTCCTCCTGGATTCAACGTTGCGAGGCCCGGAAGCCCGCCGCTTGTGCCGCTTCCGGCGTGGCATAGCAGCCTTTGGCCTGGGTGCGGCGATAGAAGCTCCCGCCCGGCAGGTGATAAATCCCGCTCGACGAAACCTTGACCGGCGCGGAGGCCGGGCAGTTGCCCGAGGCGTCCGGCTGGGCTTCCGTAGCGCCGGGCTTCGGCGCTTCGACCGGGTGCGCCGTGGGAACGCCGCCCGGCACCGGCCCGACGTACTTGGCATAGGCGGCGACCCAATCCGCCGCGATTTCCTGCTGTGCCTGCCGGATATCGAGTCCGCCCTTGCAGATCAGGGCGTGCATCTTGTTTTCGAGCGTGTCCTTGACGTGGGCGTTCAGGGGCCGGGTTTCGTAGGACTGCGGCCAGAGGTTGCGGAGCGAGTTCGAGCCGCCGAGTTCGAGGCTGACGAGGTGATCGACCTCGTATTCCTTCGGCTGGCGGGACAGGATGCCGTAGCTTGCATAGACCTGGTTCTTGAGCGACTCCGGCACGTCGCGCACGGTCTGGGTATAGCCCGGCGTGCAGATCGTGGCCTTGTCGGTCGTCAGCACGTCGCCCGGCGTCTTGGCCGGGTCCGGCACCAGGGGCGGGGCGGCCAGGACGGCCATGGGTGCGGAAACGGCGAGCGCCAGGACGGCCCCGGCGACCTGGGCGGGAAGTTTGCGGATCATGGGTGGAATTCCGGCTCGTGGGCGAAAACCGGAAGGTTACACCGTCCACCCAACCGATAACGACCGGACCCGAGATTGATGGAAGCCATCCGGGCGTGTCCCTCCGCTGCGCTCCGGGCCGGGCTGCTCCGGGCTCCGCTGCGCTCCGGTCTGGCCGGGAATACCGGCCAGACTGAACCCTCCACATCCCTCACGCGATAGATCATGTGAACCCTGGCGGGTTCTTCCTTGTTGCCCATGGTTCGGGCGCTGCCCGGACCCGCCGGGCGTTCCCCCGGACCTCCCAAATCGGTGGGCTGCGCCCAATCCCCATTTTCAGCGGGGTGTGCCCCGCGCCCCTTGCGGCCTTCCCTGGCCGCAGCCCCAGGCGGGTTGTGCTTTGCTCCCGCAAAGCGAAAAACCGGAAAAAGAGAAAACGCCCGAAGGATGCCCTCCACTCCGGGGCTGTCAAGGGCCGCTGCGCTTTCCGCTCCGTTCCGCTGCGCTCCACTCCGCTACACCCTTGACAGCCCCTCCGTTCCGGGCGGTTGGGGTGGCGTTTTCTCTCTTTTTTCCGGTTTTTCTCTCTTTTGGGGGGTCCCCCGCTGGGCTTGGCGGGGGGCTTGGCGTGTTTCCTCTGGGTTTGGGGGTGTGTCGTGGTTTCTCCGCTTGGCTCTTTTTCTCTCCGTGGTTCCCGCGCTTTGGTCTTTCCCGGCGCGGGGTTGGGGGGTGTTCCCCTGTCGGCCCCGTGGTGGCGGCGGGTGGTCGGGCTTGCCCTCGGTGCCGGTGCCTGTCGCTGGCGGGTTCGCGCTTCGGGGCGCTCTTTCTCGGGTTCCGTGGTGGTGGTGGGCTTTGGTTCTTCGGCTTCCGCTTCGGCCTTCGCGGCTTCGCTTTCGGGGTGGTGCGGGTTGTCGTTGGCGGTGCGCCGGTTCCGTGGCCGTTCCGGTCCGGTGTTCGGGGTTTCGGTCCCGGTGGCCGTTCCGCCGGGCTTGGCGCTGGCCCCGCCCGCCGGGTTGCCGTCGGGCCGCGCCTGGGTGCGCGGCTAGTGGCCGGGGGCGTGGTCGCCGTCGCGGGGTCGCGGGCGCTGCCGCCCGCGGGCCTCGCCCTGGTCCAGCGGGTGGCCCGCGCCTTGGTGGCGTCCGGGCGCTCGCTCGCGGTCGGCTGCGCCTCTGGGGCCGATGCCGCGGTGCTTGGGGCGGTGCCCGCGTCGGCTGTGTCGGTGTTCGCGGCGTTCGGGCCGGGCGGGGTTGGCTCGTGCCCGGTGTCCGCCGTGTCGGCGGTGGCGGCGGTCGCCGCCGCTGGCGGGTCGGTCGTTTGGTGGGCGGGTGGCCCGGCCTCTGTCCCGCTCGCGGCCCGGCTTGCGGCCCGTTCTGCCGCCGTGGTCGGCGCGGCCTCGTCCGGTTGCGTGGTGTTTTTCGGCTCGCCTTGCTCGCGGGGTTCGTTGCTCGCGGCCTCTCTCGCGGCTGGCCGGTCCTTGC
Coding sequences within:
- the parA gene encoding ParA family partition ATPase: MHVIAVLNQKGGSGKTTIATHLARALQLDGGDVLLVDSDPQGSARDWAAAHEEQPVPVVGIDRPIIDRSLKSIGRKDFIVIDGAPQIEELAVSAIKAANFVLIPVQPSPYDVWATSDLVDLVKARIEILDGGLKAAFVISRAIKGTRIGGEITAVLADYGLPVLASRVTQRVIYPTSAATGRTAFEQEPGGEAAQEIRGLVAELKGLLK
- a CDS encoding plasmid partition protein ParG, translating into MSKEVGGVGLRAGKPSAGAKRKELALEALTEKNKTVRVNFDLSEEEHTKLKIHAARARKTIADVLREFVAGIE
- a CDS encoding ribbon-helix-helix domain-containing protein encodes the protein MCCGSLWRGLSERCGEALIASPPAYRQFGVLAAELGVDKRELLREALNDLFRKHGKAPIA
- a CDS encoding metal-dependent hydrolase; translated protein: MKWVNHIAIAASAAAVWRPELIPVAVAGSIAPDWMESVPALVGGRKPAHRTVTHIVAYWALALAFSVLVWDFHGLVAAFALGGLSHVLCDSLTVMGVPLVPWSAQRSTFFGAPFKTGNMGEYVFTGVIVAACLALALLTRHWGGEGFAPFFFDYADLYQRGVIDANEWKENRFRWL
- a CDS encoding GspH/FimT family pseudopilin — translated: MMRGITLSKLVATMAVAGIALFLAAPWIGDIAAAIRLAHGTDELLEAIAYARSEAMQQGTTIAICEGPGGWAAYTVADFEGNALRFGDGSALSVEGSAECAIFGSAGNLHTLPLAITLCDPGRHQGRKISVNFVGRAQVEAGPC
- a CDS encoding collagen-like protein, which translates into the protein MSTRFLPALSLLPALAAADQSLTGTCPDIGTQAYTVNFTKGKSYTVEFITDGTASASLNGVYRSYGKWNFKAASTSAALNVVCAVAGSSHKINVLETTLGLAYIQTEPNAHVALSDASGDVATGDADASGIAALPVPKGTYHLRAFANDGGPVWNGGKPAESALAFSVGSSGGVGYLPLSARPVISKITVSGTSITLAGTGFGADRGYYDVGKGAALPRTWADTSITGTITAGASGCARVFAVQGGWSECKHFGAGAAPTIQAGAFTVATTGANGAPVLSWVGDQIAINGVASGPHLTGPRGATGPKGADGAPGPQGPAGPANALTIGTVATGAASAATLTGTAPNQILNLTLQRGPAGPAGPANALSIGTVTTGAAGSQAAASITGTAPAQTLNLTIPAGAPGQPGSGGGGGTPIPWISGIDRIAISKHFVIGSSNVIVSEWFAGGGGDNDLVIAQPYNPPYSGTVDAVVLYVGYCPGGAKINTGLLSINSNGTISSQYAAQGSESDIITDTYSTVAVQFDNPISVSSASWYFIVLSIDNHSCNIQWQFPNITNSPLGYIPTPPPYISAYQSLIPYPALAYLMPHGSQLLPLSAMNAVDVISGNAGLLFNTPFIALRYTP
- a CDS encoding recombinase family protein, with amino-acid sequence MQNHEPTFYAYLRVSTDRQDVDNQRHGVIEYAKQTGFGALTFFEDTASGRKEWRDRDLGKLLGKARNGDILIVSEISRLARSTIQVLEALREAAEKGVTVHVAKNRMVMDGSLNARITATVLGMAAEIEREFISARTTEALARRKAAGLPVGRQKGSTNESKKLDKHADKIREYLELGVPKQKIMEKVDCCERTFYQWLYANGLGSYINSRPKNEKPAPAPAPAAVPLVPTRARRGGKPKATGTGPRSARA